The Corallococcus silvisoli genome contains the following window.
GTCCAGCTCGATGCGGGCGTCCGGCATGGCCGCCTCCAGACCGTCCAGGACCGCCACCGCGCGACTCCGCTTCTCCGCCACTGTCTCTCGCCGGGCCACGCGGGCGTTGTATGTCACGGGAGGGCCCGGCCCAAGCGCCACGGCGGCCCCCCTTTCTTGCCGCGAGGAGAACCATGAAGCCCATCGACTTCCGCTCCGACACCGTGACGAAGCCCACCCCGGCCATGCGGCGCCTCATCGCCGACGCGGAGGTCGGGGACGACGTCTACGGCGAGGACCCCACGGTGCGCCGGTTGGAGGAACGGGTGGCCGAGCGGCTTGGACTGGAGGCGGCCGTCTTCGTCCCGTCCGGCACGCAGGCGAATCAGATCGCCATCGGCGCGCACTGCCGCTCGGGTGACGAGGTGCTGACGGAGGAGGGCAGCCACATCCTGCACTACGAGGGCGGCGCGGTGCCCGCGCTGTGGGGCGTGCAGCCGGCGGCGCTGCCCGGGGAGCGGGGCCTGTTGAAGCCGGAGACGGTGGCGGCGGCGGTGCGCGAGGACAATGTGCACAACCCGCGCACGCGGCTGTTGTCGCTGGAGAACACGCACAACCGAGGGGGCGGCACGGTGTGGCCGCTGGAGCGCTTCCGGGCGGTGGTGGAGGCGGGACGGAAGGCGGGCCTCGCGGTGCACCTGGATGGCGCGCGGCTGTTCAACGCGGAGGTGGCGGCGGGGAGGCCGGCATCCGAGTGGGCATCGCTGACGGATTCGACGTCGGTGTGCTTCTCGAAGGGCCTGGGGGCGCCAGTGGGCTCGGCGCTGGCGGGCAGGGCGGACGTCATCCGCGAGGCGCGGCGGCTGCGCAAGCGGTTGGGGGGAGGCATGCGGCAGGCAGGCATCCTCGCGGCGGCGGCGTTGTACGCGTTGGAGCACCACGTGGAGCGTCTGGCCGAGGACCACGCCAACGCGCGCCGGCTCGCGGAGGGCCTGGCCCAGGTGCCGGGAGTGAAGGTGGACCTGTCGCGGGTGGAGACGAACATGGTGTTCGCGGACCTCGTGCGTCCCGCGGCGGAGGCCTCCGCGCTGCTCTTGAAGCAGGGCGTGCTGGCCAACCCCACCGGTCCGCACTCCATCCGCCTCGTGTGCCACCTGGACGTGTCCAGGGCGGACATCGACGACGCCCTGGCACGAGTCCGCACCGCCTTCGCGAGCTGACGGCAAGGGCATCGATGACGGGCGCCCGCGTCCCGAACACGGACGCCCTCGATGCCAGGAAGCACGCCGCACGAGGAGCGCGCAAAGGTCCGCCTCGAAACGATGACATCAACGGCCTCGATGACGGGCGTCCCGAACGCGGATGCCTCCGAGGTCACACGCAGCACGAAGGGCGTGCGGCGGTTCGCCTCGAAACGCTGACAGCAGGGGCCTCGATGACGGGTGTCCACGTCCCGAACGCGGACGCCCTCGATGCCAGCGAAGCACGCCGCACGAGGGGCGTGCGGTGGTTCGCCTCGAAACGCTGACAGCAGGGGCATCGATGACAGGTGTCCGCGTCCCGAACACGGACGCCTCCGCGGCCACACTCCGCACGAAGGGGCGGTTCGCCTCGAACCCCTGACAGCGGCGGCCTCGATGACGGACGTCCCGAACGCGGATGCCCCCCGAGCGAGGCCAGCGAAGCGCACCGCACGAGGCACGCAGCGGTTCGCCTCGAATCAGGAGGCGGAGCCCGCAGGCGAGGCGCCCCGGGTGCCCATCCTGACGCGGAGCCGGGGGGCCCGAATCCGCAGCCGCCACCCGCACAGGGCCGCAGGGCCCGTGACGGAACGTCCCTGTACGTTCGTGGACGGTCGCCCATGACCCTGGGGTGACTCCTGCCACGCTGTCCCCGTCGTGGCGGGTGCGGGCAGCACGCACCTGGGCGTCGCGGGATGATCCACGGCCTGGAACAGGTGAACGGGCCGGTGCGTGGTAGGCTCCTCGCGCCGTGCGCCGATCCGCCGTCCTCGCCCTACTGGCCCTCTCCGCCTGCGCGACGCCGCGTCCGGGCAAGATGAGCTTTGAGGAACTGTACGCGACCTCGGGCGACAGCGGCCCCACCAGCGACTCCTCGCCTTTCCTCCCCCGCGAACCGGACCGCGCCCGGGGCCCGCTGACTCCCGAGCGTTCCCCCGAACTCGACGCCGCGCTCACCGTGTTCACGGAGAAGGCCCGGGCCTACCGCGAGAAGGTCCAGCGCGGCAGCGTGATGCCCGTCGACCAGGTTCGGAACTGGGAATCGATGAACGCCGCCCTGGACGCCTTCCTGTCCCGGCCGGTGGAGCACACCGACACCCGCGACCTGACGCGCGCCCGGGGCGTGATGGAGGCCGAACTGGAGCAGGACGCGCGCCTCTACGGCGACATGCCGGGCCCGCTCGCGGAGGCCGTGGTGGTGCGGGTCGGCCGCCTCATCGTGCGCGCGTCCACGCTGCGCCGCTGGGAACTGCCCTCGGAGGAGCCCTCCGGTCCACCGCGCCTCGCCTGGCCCGTGGAGCCGGTCACCATCACCAGCCTCTATGGCGACCGCTGGCACCCCATCACCGGACAGCTCCGCCGTCACTCGGGCGTGGACCTGGCGGCCCGGCGCGGACAGTCCGTCGGCGTCGCGGAGAAGGGCGTCGTCCTGCGGGCCGGCTGGAACGGCGACCACGGGAAGATGGTGGAGGTCCAGCACGACGGCCAGTGGGTGACGCGCTACAGCCACCTGTCCGAGGTCCTGGTGACGACCGGCGAGGTGCTGGCGCGAGGCGACGTCGTGGGGCTCGCGGGGGACACGGGGCTGGCGACCGGTGTCCACGTCCACTTCGAGCTCTGGCACGACGGAAACTCGCTGGATCCGCTGGAGGCGCTCGTTGCCCCCGAGGCGGCCCCGGACGCCTCCGACGAGGAGCGCCCCGTGGCTCGCATGCCGGCGGAGTCCCCCGTCCTCACGTCCCAGGGGCGCCACCCGAACGCGGGTTCGCGCCCCTGAGGGGGACAGAGGCCCTTCTCTGCTGCCTACAGCGAGTTCTTCAGCTCCTTGGCGGGACGGAAACCGACCGTCTTCGACGCCTTGAGCTTCATCATCTCGTTGGTCTGCGGGTTGCGAATCTTCCGCGCCTTGCGCGAGCGCAGCGACCACGTGCCGAACCCGGGGTAGCTGAAGCGCGTGTCCTTCTTCACCGCCTTGCCGATGTTGTTGAAGACGATGTCGAGGATCTGGGCGGCGGACTTCTTCGTGAGCTTCGACTGCGCAGCCACCACTTCCACGAGCTCTGCCTTGGTCATGACACCCCTCCCTCTTGCGTTGTCTGGCGTTGAACGAGCGGATGGCGGAGGTAACAAATCGAGGTTTCGACTGTCAATGCGCCACCCGCTCCCGGGCCGGAAAATCGGCCTCCGGATGAAAACTGGCCTCTGGAAATACACCCTGTAGAGAGAGGGAGGATCGCATCTTTTGATACATCCTCACACCCCTTCTTTTTCAGATGGGGGAAATGATCCACAAGTGATCGATTGCGGATGAAAGTCTTTGAAAAATCGATCACTTGGCCGCCAGGGCTGATCCAGTTCCGGCGGGGCGCCATCAAGGGGCTAGAGTGCCTGCCTGCGTGCCCTCCCGACTGCTGCCATGGCTGCTGGCCCTGCTGTGCGCCTGCTCACGGCCGTCGCTGGGGCGGCCTGCCAGGGGCGAACTCTGGGTGGACGGGGCGTCGGCGGGGGGCGACGGCACCCGGGAGCGCCCCCTGCGCTCCCTGTCCGAGGCCCTGGCCCGTCCCGGCCCGCTGCTCGTCCACCTGGCGTCCGGGCGCTACGAGGGCCCCTTTCGCATGCTGTCGGGGACGAGGCTGGTGGGCCAGGGCTCCTCGACGGTCCTGAGAGCCAGCGACCCCGGCGCCGCCGTGGTGGGGGCCCGAGGGGAGGTTGGCCTGGAAGCCCTGACGGTGGAAGGGGGCGGCTGGGGGCTGGCCGGTGAGGGCGGCGCGCTACGAATCGAGGGCGTCATCTTCCGGAATCAGGCCCTGGGGGCGATCCGGCTTGGAGCCGGGAGCCTCGACGGAAGAGGACTGC
Protein-coding sequences here:
- the ltaE gene encoding low-specificity L-threonine aldolase, with the protein product MKPIDFRSDTVTKPTPAMRRLIADAEVGDDVYGEDPTVRRLEERVAERLGLEAAVFVPSGTQANQIAIGAHCRSGDEVLTEEGSHILHYEGGAVPALWGVQPAALPGERGLLKPETVAAAVREDNVHNPRTRLLSLENTHNRGGGTVWPLERFRAVVEAGRKAGLAVHLDGARLFNAEVAAGRPASEWASLTDSTSVCFSKGLGAPVGSALAGRADVIREARRLRKRLGGGMRQAGILAAAALYALEHHVERLAEDHANARRLAEGLAQVPGVKVDLSRVETNMVFADLVRPAAEASALLLKQGVLANPTGPHSIRLVCHLDVSRADIDDALARVRTAFAS
- a CDS encoding M23 family metallopeptidase, translating into MSFEELYATSGDSGPTSDSSPFLPREPDRARGPLTPERSPELDAALTVFTEKARAYREKVQRGSVMPVDQVRNWESMNAALDAFLSRPVEHTDTRDLTRARGVMEAELEQDARLYGDMPGPLAEAVVVRVGRLIVRASTLRRWELPSEEPSGPPRLAWPVEPVTITSLYGDRWHPITGQLRRHSGVDLAARRGQSVGVAEKGVVLRAGWNGDHGKMVEVQHDGQWVTRYSHLSEVLVTTGEVLARGDVVGLAGDTGLATGVHVHFELWHDGNSLDPLEALVAPEAAPDASDEERPVARMPAESPVLTSQGRHPNAGSRP
- a CDS encoding HU family DNA-binding protein; protein product: MTKAELVEVVAAQSKLTKKSAAQILDIVFNNIGKAVKKDTRFSYPGFGTWSLRSRKARKIRNPQTNEMMKLKASKTVGFRPAKELKNSL